The Brachypodium distachyon strain Bd21 chromosome 4, Brachypodium_distachyon_v3.0, whole genome shotgun sequence nucleotide sequence ggcggcggcgcgccggagctgctgcaggtgctgcgcctgcgccgccgcgcgccactcctCGCCGCGCCGGTGCACGCTCGTCATCCGCCGCATCAGCTTCTCCTCCAGGCTCGACCGCATCTTCTGGATCTTCACCTGATTTGGATAGTACCAAAGAATGTCATCATTAATAATAAAACGTGTGGAGTTCTCATCTCTGACAGAGAAAAAACTTGCCCCAGATTAAGGAGTGCTAGTATGGTTTAACAATTTGGACCATGGGGTGCAGCATGGAGGGAAAGAGTTTTGAATTTACTCTCCAATGTCTGTACTCTGCACTGGTAGTCTAGTACACAGTGCAATTTGCATTAGTATCAGTATTGTACTGTAAGTGCGTTACCAGATCATTATGATACCACCACAAGCACATGCCTTCATCTTAGGTTAGGGTTAAAACATAAAATGATATTGTTTGGCTTGGTGCTCCCGGACCGAAGAAATTCACATGGCTACTCGGACTGACCTAAGAGTGGTAATACTAGTCCAGGTCACGAACAACATCGAAAGCGATGAACAATCAATGCTTTCGGTTTCGGCAACTGTAAACAACTTTGATTAGCAAAGGGCCAAAAGTATTTGCAGTGGATTTGACTGCCTTGGACGATGCGAAAGGCGAAGAAACGTGCAGATGACAGAGCTGTAATCCCAATCTTCTTCTCTACTTTATAATCCGGAATTTTCTTCGATGCGTGGTAAATACCAAGTTACTACTGATCAAGTAACTTCTGAAAAGTATTCAGTGGCCACTGGGAATTCGGAATACATTGTTTGAATTATGAACCGATGTACCAAAATATAGCACGCACGCCAAAATTAAATGTAGTCAAGTGACTATGATAGATAGTGCAGGATTTTGATAGCTTCAGGCCAGTTTTGTTTAGTTACCATTCTGAACATAAACAGTTTCGTCTTATTAGCAAAACGACATTTGGCTGTGTTGGAGGCTGTGAAAGGCGAAGAAACGTAGAAATGACAGAGCTGTGATCCCAATCTTCTTCCATACTAGTTTATAATCTTGAATTTTCTCGGCCCTTTGTAAATACCGAGTTACTGATCTCTCGAACTCAAACAAAATACTTCCGGAAACGACCACTGGCTATTATTGTTTGAGTTCTGAAGCAATGTCCCAAAATAATATGTATGCCGAAACTAATGTAGTCAACTGATATGCAGCTTCAGGGTTTTGGTGACTTCAGCTCTCACAAGGATTTTGGCAAAGATCAGGGAGGCAGGGTTCGTCAGATGCTATTCTTGCACTTAAGATTGAGACAAGCAATTATTGTTGTGAACTTCTTGTGCCTATGAGCATATCAGTAAGACAGTGACCCACAAAGCAAAGATCACAAAAAGGTTCTCAGAATGACCACACAACTGTCCTAGAATTGCACCACTGTAACACATTTTGTGACTACTGTTGAGTATTGACCATTTGGTATTGACAACTTTTGTGGTTGCATCTACAATGTTTTCTTAAAATTGCATCTGGATTTCAGATACAGCAAACACAGATAAGAATGCTGTTTTATCATAgcacaataaaaaaattgcagcatgtATTATGAAGCAGGAACAAATGGAATTTGATTCTTACCTCTAGCTTTCTTGATTGTGCTTCAGCTTTGGCACTCTCCAGGTTAATCCAGGCCTGAATCTTTGCCTCTTCCCTCTGATACCTAACCAAAtcaaacacaagaacacacaacCAAATTAGTACACATCCTTACCTCTACCAAGAACACAGAGAAGCTctttaacttctttttttaacgTTTACACtacaattttcaaaattcacaAACCTTATGCAGCTCTTGGCCCTCTCATCATCCTCCCACCGGCactcgccggccatggcggcgccccGCCTATCGCAGGCGGTGCTTGCCTCGAAGTGCCTGAGGCTCTTGGacacctcctcttcctcctcctccttggagCTCCAGTTGACGAGCAtggcgtcgtcgtcgaactGCGCGCCGGCCCCCAGATCCAACTTGGCGAAATGGCAGTCCGTCAGCTCCGAGATGTCCTTGCCGCCATTGCCGGTGTAGGGCACCAGGGGCCCCGACCGGGCTCCCGTGGGCGTGTTGTGCCTGGCCGGGGACGACGAGCTCTTGACCGGCGTCTGGCACCGCGAGGTCTCCATGGGCGTCATCTCCGTGCCCATGTCCCTCCGGTGGAGCTCGCCATTGTTCTTCGGCGCCGACGGCTCGCAGTAAGAGGAGCTCCGGAACACGAAGCTCTCCTTGGACGGCTCCGCGTTGTCAGACTCCGTGAACTTGTCTGCAGCCAAGAAGAACATTAATTTCTCAATGGTAAACACTAACAGTAAAATTTCTGACTCATAAATCCTGAACAAGGAAAGCAGAGCTCACTCACCTTTGAGGAGTACTTCTGCAGGCGGCGTGTAGAGCGCAAGGGCACTGTCGAGTgagctcctcctggccgtAACCGGATCCTTCTTCTCCGCACCGGCGGCTCTCTGaaccaagccgccgccgccattgttgTGCTGCTTGGAGGAGCTGGGTTTGCCGCGGTGGtcggaagaagacgacgacgactgcCGCAGCCACTTCTCCGCGTCCTCCCATTTCGACGGCACCGGCCGCCGCGAGGGGACGAGCTGGTGGGGGTGTGCGGGGctggaggacgaggagctgaggAACAGCAATGGCCGCCCTGGAGTCCCCgggacctgctgctgctggtagtGCTCCATTGATCTCCTCTGAGCCGAGGccgtggaggaagaggaggaggaagtggtGGAGGTttcgtggtggtggtggtagacatggccgttgctgctgttgctcctggccatggcggccatgGGGAGGACGAACTCTGAAGTCTTGAGCTCCAAATGTGGGTCACTGAATGTGGGTCCAAATGGGTTCGCTCCTCCTCGAGCTCCGGCTGCTGATGCGCCAACTCCTACTCCCTGGAACGAGTTCTGCAATAATCCATGGAACAGAAATAGTTTGTGATGTGGGTATCAGAAGAGAAGAAATGAGCTGTGGTTTTGGATCAAGAAAGCAGGTAGCAGGAGGAAGGAATCAAGGAATGGTTTGGTTTGACACTTACTCTTCTTGTGGAGGGCAAGGTTGCAGAAGGTTGGAAGtaaggggaggaggaagaagaggagttGAGCTCCATGGGAGTGTGTGACTTCACTTGGGTGCTTCTGAGCTGAGCTCCACACTGCTTGAGCTCAGAACTCAGAAGTGCATGTGTGAACATCAGGTACAGTAGCTACTGTAGGGTCCAGTGTCTTGGTAACACATACTTATGGCTGTGATTAGGAGGTCCCTGCTCTAAAATCTTAGTCAAAGATGGTCATTGTATCCCCTTAAAAAATCCATTAAAAATGGTCATTGTAGCTCCTTGTCGCTTGTGTGGTTCTTCAGTTAGACAAAGGAAACGAACATTATGGGAGTAAGGTAAGAAATATGTATTTTCTTGTATTTTGAATGGTAAATACAATAGATTTACATGTCTGAATATTCAGTATAAGTCAGGTGGATTTATTAGTAACAGCAAACGGCATAATTTTGATCCTTTGTCActctagctgctgctgctggtggtggctgCTTCATGCATGCCTGCTGGTGCTCAGGCAGGCTGCTTGCATTATTAGCCCGTGCTCCTTTACTTTTACTGTTGGTTATTGTTTGGTATTGTCAGCACCTTTTAGCCCCCATTGAATTAACTGCTTCAGTTTTTGGCATGTGCTTCATTACTCCTCTTTGAGGATTGATGGAAAAATGTAGCAACTGGAAAATGTAGGAAACCAAGACATAAGAATTCATAaacatgtcttttttttttgctaaacgTGAGTTATACAAGAAATGAAGACAGGGAAGGTGAATGTAATACTCCTTCAATCCATATtaaattgtctcaaatttgtccaaaaataaatgtatctatgcctaaaaaattatataaataCATGTTATTTCGATAATTAATATCGATCAAAGAGAGTACATATGAAGTTTAGCGCCTCATTCCAGATGGTCTTTATGCGGTTCCTCTGGATGGAAATCTACTAAATTCATAAGAAAAACATCCGATGAAAGGGGCCCTTATACCTGCTCTAGTTTTGCTGGAATGCAATAGTCAGGTTTTGCTGGAATGcattaatttttttacatGACAAATACTAGGAGTGTGTGCTCCagttttcaaatttgtaccTATGTCTAATCTTCAGTTTGAATTGATTTATATTGTTAtaaattttttcttcaaaacacAGCACTGGCCAAGTGACCAATTGTTTTAAGATCAGTAAACTTTTCACTAGGAGTGCCAAAGCAAAACCTTTACATTTCATTTCTGCCATGGGCATCATTTAGACCTTTTTTGTATCACATgaaaatacacagaaaagATACCATCCAGAAGAATCTACTGAATTAACATAATTAGTATTTTAGTACACCACTACTTccaattcaaaataaatttcacaGTTTTTAACTAGACTTGAACCATGATTACGTCAAAACCGAtgacacttattttgaatTCGGTGGGAGTACAAGCTAAACGGCCAAGCAGCCCACGATCTCTGCATTAGAAGTTCAAATAAGCTACCTTGTACACTCCCAATCTAATCTCCCTACACTTAGTACCTTTACATTCCTGGACAGAAATTCAGATCACATTAGGATTTTGTCAGAGCTGTGCTGCGATAAGGACAAACCTTCCTTATTTTTCTTGTGAATTTATCTCCTTCCTATGCAACAACAGCAACTCCCATGCCCATGAGAAGCCAACCTGGCACTGTTCTTCACGTTCGTCTCTTGGCCCAAATACTTTTTTAAAAGAACTATTTTCCTGGAAACTTCTGTTTTACCATTTGTCACCGTGGGGTTAGTGAGGCTAACATCGCTGATCAGAGACCCTCGCTTGTTTCTTGCCTATTGTTTTTGCTCCCTTTGTCTCCTGCATTATTAACCCAACGGCTGCTGACACAGTTCACTGTTGCCTGGAGTAGGACGTAGTAGGACCATTCTTTCTTACCCTAGCACTTTAGGGTTGCACCATTCATTACATACAGCCCTATGGATGTCGAGGGGTGTGCATCTTTGACCAACATGAACTTTACGTCATGCTGTATTTGTACTTATTTACTGTGATTCAGCCATGCCCCATGCTGCATGTCCAGTTGCATTGAGAAGAGTAAAGACTCTGCACGGTGGAAGCTACATCATCATCAGGCTTTCAGTTTTAGGCGCGCTGGATGGAGGGGTCTTGCTTGCGGTTCCCTTGCTGCATGCCTTCACCTGGCTGCGAATGTGGGCTAAGGACAAGTGAAAAAGCCTACCAAGTAGTAGCTCGGATAATTCCCCTGGTGAACCGGACAAGGGAAAGCAAAGCATTGTCCTTGTGCCTCCAGTTTCTGCACTGCATCATCGATCAGCTCAACGAAAGCCATGGATCCACGAAGGACCTTCTCGATCACACTTTACCGCCCACAGCTATACAGATAGAAGTTTGTTTGTCTTTCAGGTCAGGAGAACAGTTTAGGTAGAAGTCCTTTTTTATTGTTTCTAAATAAAAGCTTTTGATAGGCTAAACTGTACCCTTCGGAAATAATTCCTGGGGTTATCACACTGCCTTGCTAGTTTTCAGAGCGCAAGTTCGATTTGTGTTTCTTTAGCGGAACGAAATTTATTTTATGTCCTTTGCCCTTGCTCTAAATTCCGAAATCGCTGGGATGTTTAAACTACAATGAGATCGCCGCGTAACTTTGGTGGATGATGGGCCAAAACCTGACCTCCCTCATCATTATCGGCCCAAACCGCAGGCCCAATAATTGTTCTAAGACCTGCCCACTCATTGGCCTGTTCAGGCAGAAACAATCAACTTTCCGGACCCGGGCCAGACATGAGCTCCGGCCTCAGGACACTGACTAAACAAGCTCTGCATCCACATCTCTATCTGATTGCCGATGCCGTGTGATACCACGGACTGAAAAATATTACAGTACATACTTaaagaaaatgtgaaaaatatCTTTTTGTTATCTTAGAGCAAGGGGAAGGAAGGATCAAAGAACAATGGGATGCGAGAGACTGCGACCCATCGAACCTCGACGTAGTAATATTCTGCGAAGTATGCAGGCGGTGGGCTTTCTATAAATCGTGTGGCCTTCATTtcaatccatgcatgcatgggctgAAATCTCAAATGAACTGAGACCAAATGATGGGAGCCAAACAAGCTGTGATTGTAATCATCTTATGCTGCATGCTAAAATCCGACAGCTCGTTTGTAGTCCTGATTTCATTCATTTGGTAAAAATGAACTGAAATCAAATTTTAACTGGATTTCATTCGAGTGAATTTGAATTGCAGATTCCAAAATCAGGTTGTTTGCCAACAAGGATTTGTAGAACGAGAGACAAACAAATTGGTTTCAAATCCAAAATGACTTCCAGGCTCAAATAATGGGAACCAAACAAGCTGCGAGTGTATTCATCTGCACACTGGAGTCTCTTGACTTCATTGACATCGGTTACTCCAGAGAAAGAAAACTCCAGAGAAATGGTTTAGTTTCCATGGAACTAACACTCAATTCCGTTCATTTCGTCCATCCGCATATACACTTCAAAAGGGCTGATCACCATGACAACAGCCCATGGGTTGAAAGCCACACGATTTAGAGTACGTCCACCATATACTTAAGAGTTCAGTGGACCAGCCTAATATAACTAGTTACAAATGCAGGTCAATACCTGAGCATTCCAGGCAAGTCGAAGATCCATGCAGCTCCTTGCACAGCTTTACTAAATTTCCAGTCGCCTGTGAGGCAATCAGGCAACTCTCCCTTCCGTGGCAGAGCTTGGGGTTGACATTGCTCTCTCCAGTACTTCAAGCTGAAACGAAGCAATTCAGAGATGTCAGTATTCCATGTATGCAAGGGGAAGCATTCTTTGTTCGCAGAGGACTTGATTCAGTAGCAAGAACATTTTTTCCAACATGAAAGAAATCTAGTTCGATACCGTCTCCACGAGTTTAGCCAATGAGTCTGTTAGGAACTCCATCTCATATTCGATAGCAAATTTTCCAGAGCACCCTTCAGCAGCAGATGCATtgtcaccttcatcagccaaCAAAGCTTTCATGGCATTTTCCAACCTCTGCTTACGTGACTCGCATAGTGAAATAGCCTTTGCACAATAGGGGATAGCATCCGCGAGCTTGGACACTGACTCGAAGGCCAAACACAAACATATTCGGAAGTTTCTACTACTGAATTAAGGAAGTCAACAAAGTCGATATCCACAAGATACAAGGATCTAAACTGACATTTTCCTTTGGTGACCACACTTCTGCACATCTACAGAATTTGTGCATTTGCGCAAGTGAATTTGGGTCCCAGATTAACTGACATCATACatccataaaaaataatatgaaaatGACACCTTTAGCAACCTAAGCCCTTGTCCGTTTGAACCCATCCCTGCCTTGATCCAGGGGGAATGGAAGTGATTGTAGTTCATTTCCCTCCCAATCCCTCCCAATCCCCACTAATCCATAGGATTGGTGCCGAGCGAGGCCTAAATGTTTAGCTTAACCGACCAAAATGTACGGGTAGAACCAAAAACATATACTCCCACAAGGATGCACAACAACACATGGATTGCAAATATGCCGCtctatactactccctctgatccataaaaagtgtcttggatttagtctaaagttagtacaactttgtactaaatcgaagacacttattatggatcggagggagtatttaactGTTTATACTACTGTATGACAGACAATTGGCAGTCATCACGACGAGGATACAGTCTGGCAATTCCAGGGTGGTCAGCCTCAACCACATGCTCCAAGATGGCCAGAGCTTTGAAGTAGTAACCGAGCGAGTTGTCAAAGTCACCTGCAAATTAAATGTTGTGACATGAGTATAAAACCATCGACAAGTTAAATGTAGATGTCACTAAGACAACGAGAGCCACCTCTTCCCATGGAGACATCAGCCAGAGCAAAAAGAATTTTAAATTTCTCCATAGCGTTGTCATTTGGGCTCTTCTCAACTATTACTCTTGCAAAATTCAACATTTTCCAGGCCAGATCCAAATCAGAATCACCCACATTGTCATCATCCTTGCTATCACCAGTCTCATACTCTTGATCTTTGACATTTGAGTTTAGCCCTGATCACTGAATATATTAGATTCACTACAGCAGGTAGAAAAACACATTGAAAAGGATGATCAATTATTATACAGTGGGACTTTACATAAACAGggaaacaccaaacaacaacaGAAAGCAATCAGATGGATGCAAATGCGCAAGtgatacatattttttttagcgaaaacAGTTAACATCCAACTTAATCAATATAACATGATCATAATAATGCAATGGTCCATTTAAAGGCAAATACTTACAATTCTGATGAAAAATTAAATCAACAATTATACATTATTGCATAGCTGATGTCCAAGAGGAAGAACTTCTATAGAGCAAAACGATGGTCAACCCACCGTGCATAAACATGTTGgcaataaaagcatttttctTCTCCCAGCAACATCATCTACTATCATTAAGCATAAAATCTAATTGGGCCTTCAGAATAGTTAGCAAACCATGATTGACAAAATGGTCCCTCTAGTGACTGATATCGAGAATTCAAGAGATAAATCTAAACGCAGAACAGTTCGATGTCCAAGTGAGACAAATACTTCACAAAATGCAGGAGTATATTACTAATTAGCAGTTTATTGAGTATACTATTTAGTAGGTATGGACAGAGGAAGAGCAGTGTCATCAATAAATAGGATGATATGCCTTTAAGTGTCTGTTTGGGGGAAAGGAATAATGCTGTATCTTTTCCAAATCACCTTTCCCTGAAGATGGAGATATCTTCATCGTTCCTACAGGAGGTCTTTGAGTTCCGGTATCGTCTTTGCTGGTCGTATTCTTCATTGATTGTTCAACTCGTGCACTCACGGGAACATTAGATAATGGAAAGGCTGCATCATCAGCTTTGTGTTGCCTTGCTTTGTGTAGCAAAGCACATCCATATTTGTAATACGTGCTAGCACACTCGGGAGCAAGTTGTCCATAATGTGCAGTCCTAGGACATAATATGTCGGTGAATCATTGTTTAGGTTATAACATAAGGCTATGAGAGATAATGAAAATTATATAATCCAATACAGAGCAGCACAGCAACAATTATTCCATCAAAACCAAGGTACCAACTAAGTTTTGATGACACCATTTTGTAACAATTCCTAGAGTGCTTCCTCCAATTAAAGTAACAATTGAGGTTCACGATTCAGCATTTCAGCTAAGGACAGATGAAAGTACCAAAACCAGAAAAGGACTGAACTAATTGGAAATTTTCCACCACTATCAGTCTGTAATTCTGTATACACATTTCAGCACATCCGGTAAGATGGGAGGCATTTGGGAGTAGAGAGAGCTAACCTGATCTCAAGGGCATGACTGAGGCAGTCGGCGGCATCGACGAAGTTCCCCTCTTTGATAGCCTTGGATCCCTTGTCGACCAGCTCCCGTGCTTGCCCTAGTGTTTTATCCTCCTTCCATTTTCCCTCGCTGGCGTTCGACAGTGGCAAGCCATGGTCCTTGCTTCCGGGTGGCCCGAGTGTACAACATGGAGAATAGAAGTCAACAACAGGAATCAATGAGCTGAACTCACTGTCCTCGTGCACCTTCCTCACCCGCTGTGAGTGGAGCTCAATTGTGAATAGGCCAGCAACCGTGCCCACGAAAACTGTGTTTGCTCCATCGGCAAAGCCCATCACCTTTGGTGATGTTTCTGAAGACTCGGTTACCAGGTCACCAATCGGAAGCAATTTGGCCAGGTCGATGACCCTGCTCTGTACCCATGGCACATCAGCGTCGTCTTCCGGTTCCCTTGACCACAGGATGAGACGTGAATCCCTGGCAACGGCAGCTCCCAGTCCACCCATCTCCGACAGCATAAAGACAAGTCTGTCATAGTCAAGCACGACCTCAAAGTCCAAGGGTGAGTCGAACAAATCCAGCCTGTGCCTGGCCAAGTCGTACTCGATGATGGAAGCACATTCAGACACGAAGTACAGCAGAGATTTCCCTAGGAGCACGCTGGGTTGGTTGAGATCGAAGGTCGTGCCGCTCAAGATGGCCGGCTCGCCCCAGGTGCCAGTCTCCGAAGAGTACAAGTAAGCGAAAGTGTCCAGCAGCTCTTCGTCGAAGCAGACGAAGAC carries:
- the LOC100837115 gene encoding uncharacterized protein DDB_G0271670, which gives rise to MFTHALLSSELKQCGAQLRSTQVKSHTPMELNSSSSSSPYFQPSATLPSTRRNSFQGVGVGASAAGARGGANPFGPTFSDPHLELKTSEFVLPMAAMARSNSSNGHVYHHHHETSTTSSSSSSTASAQRRSMEHYQQQQVPGTPGRPLLFLSSSSSSPAHPHQLVPSRRPVPSKWEDAEKWLRQSSSSSSDHRGKPSSSKQHNNGGGGLVQRAAGAEKKDPVTARRSSLDSALALYTPPAEVLLKDKFTESDNAEPSKESFVFRSSSYCEPSAPKNNGELHRRDMGTEMTPMETSRCQTPVKSSSSPARHNTPTGARSGPLVPYTGNGGKDISELTDCHFAKLDLGAGAQFDDDAMLVNWSSKEEEEEEVSKSLRHFEASTACDRRGAAMAGECRWEDDERAKSCIRYQREEAKIQAWINLESAKAEAQSRKLEVKIQKMRSSLEEKLMRRMTSVHRRGEEWRAAAQAQHLQQLRRAAATEHQHARRVKTISHRLSGNRSSNASSSCGCFPCNSNGGGVVSGNLLNYY
- the LOC100826997 gene encoding uncharacterized protein LOC100826997 yields the protein MAARRGFDSPPALPEELLEEIFLLLPPDDPARLLRASYVCKPWNRAASSRGFRRRLHERHGAPPLLGFLHNSGDPRFVSTTASPFPLPAPDRRSWRALDCRHGRALFISVADEEARVLLVWEPVTGYHQRVPAPPAALSSDFSNAAVLCAADGCDHRGCHGGPFRVVFVCFDEELLDTFAYLYSSETGTWGEPAILSGTTFDLNQPSVLLGKSLLYFVSECASIIEYDLARHRLDLFDSPLDFEVVLDYDRLVFMLSEMGGLGAAVARDSRLILWSREPEDDADVPWVQSRVIDLAKLLPIGDLVTESSETSPKVMGFADGANTVFVGTVAGLFTIELHSQRVRKVHEDSEFSSLIPVVDFYSPCCTLGPPGSKDHGLPLSNASEGKWKEDKTLGQARELVDKGSKAIKEGNFVDAADCLSHALEIRTAHYGQLAPECASTYYKYGCALLHKARQHKADDAAFPLSNVPVSARVEQSMKNTTSKDDTGTQRPPVGTMKISPSSGKGLNSNVKDQEYETGDSKDDDNVGDSDLDLAWKMLNFARVIVEKSPNDNAMEKFKILFALADVSMGRGDFDNSLGYYFKALAILEHVVEADHPGIARLNFRICLCLAFESVSKLADAIPYCAKAISLCESRKQRLENAMKALLADEGDNASAAEGCSGKFAIEYEMEFLTDSLAKLVETLEVLERAMSTPSSATEGRVA